One genomic segment of Desulfocapsa sulfexigens DSM 10523 includes these proteins:
- a CDS encoding uracil-DNA glycosylase, with translation MEKKDQTLELLHEIRGVLACHQVNSIDSYPASRELLSFFESCLRQSVEDAPLRAVAGTPQDIPKPKAESRAVDSNLLVLGEIADEVAQCRSCSLGGRGLKTMAGKGGSGKIRLLIIGHWLPTDDGAEAGAVFGVEEDQMLRRMLNAIDLPREDVFVTNVIKCVVGSGVQPQVEHIDACLSYLQRQIAAISPELICTMGMVAVKTLLRLSQPLSRLRGKFYTYKGAEGVEIPLLPTYHPGYLLQNPEMKNATWQDLQAIQKML, from the coding sequence ATGGAAAAAAAAGATCAGACTCTTGAGTTGCTTCATGAAATCCGCGGAGTGCTAGCCTGCCATCAGGTGAACTCAATAGACAGTTACCCCGCCAGCAGAGAACTGTTGTCTTTTTTTGAATCCTGTTTAAGACAGTCGGTGGAAGATGCACCCCTGAGAGCAGTAGCTGGAACCCCGCAGGATATTCCAAAGCCTAAAGCAGAGTCACGGGCCGTAGATTCCAATCTTTTAGTGCTTGGTGAGATTGCTGATGAGGTTGCACAGTGCAGAAGTTGTTCGCTCGGTGGACGGGGTTTGAAAACAATGGCGGGGAAGGGCGGTTCTGGGAAAATTCGTCTTCTTATTATCGGGCACTGGCTGCCAACAGATGATGGAGCTGAGGCCGGGGCGGTTTTTGGAGTAGAAGAAGATCAGATGTTGAGGCGAATGCTGAATGCTATAGATCTCCCCAGGGAAGATGTCTTTGTGACCAACGTCATTAAGTGTGTGGTGGGTTCAGGGGTTCAGCCCCAGGTAGAGCACATTGATGCCTGCCTCTCATATCTGCAGCGACAGATTGCAGCTATTTCACCGGAACTGATCTGTACCATGGGGATGGTGGCTGTAAAGACGCTGCTGCGACTTTCTCAGCCACTGTCAAGACTGAGGGGAAAATTTTACACCTATAAGGGAGCGGAGGGGGTGGAAATACCGTTGTTGCCTACCTATCATCCCGGGTATCTGTTACAGAATCCGGAAATGAAAAATGCGACATGGCAGGATCTGCAGGCCATTCAGAAAATGCTGTGA
- a CDS encoding FtsB family cell division protein, which translates to MIVCVLLWVVFAPGRGLYHLRQQKKHIAMLNAERQMLTQQNDEITKDIERLRNDQEYLEQVAREEHGMLRENEIVFDFSRKKKEE; encoded by the coding sequence ATGATTGTTTGTGTTCTGCTATGGGTGGTCTTTGCACCAGGGAGAGGCCTGTATCATCTTCGTCAGCAGAAAAAGCATATTGCGATGCTTAATGCCGAACGACAGATGCTGACTCAACAGAATGATGAAATAACAAAAGATATAGAACGGCTACGTAACGATCAGGAATATCTGGAGCAGGTGGCAAGAGAAGAACATGGAATGTTGAGAGAAAATGAGATTGTTTTTGATTTCAGTAGAAAGAAAAAAGAGGAGTGA
- a CDS encoding sigma 54-interacting transcriptional regulator, which translates to MESVKTLSLLQQRLTHVSGSWSVDEYNSLITFYIRILPRLMEVERCTIFLKEPGAESLLSMHGTGLESNVIEAPLEGSIVGRVIAGGQSVIENNLRVKNGYHHEADEQTGFQSRNTLCTPIHNVSSNKVLGVIQLLNSLGSDFFDGEQQKELEEIAGYLSISIESILLKKKIASIAREFDSEVTRLEFDAVTDGRFIAESPAMREVLDLVLVLRDTPVNVLIQGENGTGKELVAKMIHENAGKDGRPFIPVNCACLPEALVESEFFGHEKGAFTGADRSRKGRFEEAKGGVLFLDEIGEMPLIVQPKFLRAIQEQEGSRLGSSDIIPYDVRLISATNRNLAKEVEKGRFREDLFFRIFSVEIEIPPLRERKEDILPLALSFLEDTNRKFKKNVAGFSPDLLALLEEYPWPGNVRQLLKEVERLVALTKDNLIMEVETCSRELLAFSRSNYVGDAAAASDGYSLPDQVTALEKRLIHKAMKKAAGNKTQAAGLLHITRQGLLKKIKRYELML; encoded by the coding sequence ATGGAATCGGTAAAAACACTTTCGTTACTGCAGCAGCGCCTTACACATGTGAGCGGCAGCTGGTCCGTTGATGAATACAACTCATTGATAACATTTTACATCAGAATTCTTCCAAGGTTGATGGAGGTGGAGCGTTGCACGATTTTCCTCAAGGAACCTGGCGCGGAGTCATTGTTGTCAATGCATGGTACAGGACTTGAGTCCAATGTCATAGAAGCCCCCCTGGAAGGGAGTATTGTTGGTCGAGTTATAGCCGGGGGACAGAGCGTTATTGAAAATAATCTTCGGGTAAAGAATGGCTACCATCATGAGGCAGACGAGCAGACAGGATTTCAAAGTCGGAATACACTGTGCACCCCCATACACAATGTCTCGAGTAATAAGGTGCTTGGGGTTATTCAGCTCTTAAATAGCCTGGGGAGCGATTTTTTTGACGGTGAGCAGCAAAAAGAGCTTGAAGAAATTGCAGGTTACCTGTCGATTTCCATTGAATCCATTCTACTGAAGAAGAAGATAGCGAGCATTGCCAGGGAGTTTGACAGTGAGGTGACCCGTCTGGAATTTGATGCTGTTACAGATGGACGTTTTATCGCCGAGAGTCCTGCGATGCGTGAAGTTTTGGATTTGGTACTGGTTCTTCGGGACACACCGGTAAATGTTTTGATTCAGGGAGAGAATGGAACAGGAAAAGAACTTGTGGCTAAAATGATTCACGAAAATGCTGGAAAAGATGGCCGCCCTTTTATTCCGGTTAACTGCGCCTGTCTTCCGGAGGCATTGGTTGAAAGTGAATTCTTTGGTCATGAAAAGGGGGCATTTACCGGTGCTGACAGAAGTCGTAAGGGCCGTTTTGAAGAGGCAAAGGGCGGTGTTCTCTTTCTTGATGAAATAGGAGAGATGCCGCTTATTGTACAGCCTAAATTTCTTCGTGCTATTCAGGAGCAGGAAGGGTCGCGGCTCGGCAGCAGTGATATTATTCCATATGATGTACGTCTTATTTCAGCAACCAATCGAAATCTGGCAAAAGAAGTCGAAAAAGGAAGATTTCGTGAGGATCTGTTTTTCAGGATTTTTTCAGTGGAGATTGAGATTCCGCCCCTACGGGAAAGGAAAGAGGACATTTTGCCCCTTGCCCTTTCATTTCTTGAAGATACCAACCGGAAATTTAAAAAAAATGTGGCCGGGTTCAGCCCTGATCTGCTGGCACTGCTGGAAGAGTATCCCTGGCCTGGAAATGTTCGGCAGTTGTTAAAGGAAGTGGAACGACTGGTGGCACTCACAAAAGATAATCTTATCATGGAGGTTGAAACCTGTTCCCGGGAATTACTTGCCTTTTCCCGTTCGAATTATGTCGGAGATGCAGCAGCTGCCAGTGATGGTTACTCCCTGCCTGATCAGGTGACAGCCCTTGAAAAACGACTGATCCATAAAGCTATGAAAAAAGCGGCTGGGAATAAAACCCAGGCCGCCGGACTTTTACACATCACCCGACAGGGGCTGTTGAAAAAAATTAAACGATATGAGTTGATGCTGTGA
- the serS gene encoding serine--tRNA ligase, producing MLELRFIRENLDLVRKKTAHRGIPTDKVDEFASVDQKRLDLLQEVESLKNKRNIASKEIAQLKQGSDEDKKQADTLIPEMRKASERIKELDKELGEIQDSLQDLVLSIPNLCSDDVPKGDDDSANVEFKTWGDKPVFSFEPKPHWEVGEDLDILDFERAAKLSGARFALLKGFASKMERALTNFMLDLHTQKHGYEEVLPPFLVNSASMTATGQLPKFAEDLFAIKDWDLYLIPTAEVPVTNIYRDETLDENQLPVKFTAYTPCFRSEAGSYGRDTKGLIRQHQFDKVELVKFTTPETSAQELESLLADAEEVLQLLGLHYRVVTLCSGDLGFSSTKTYDIEVWLPGQNTYREISSCSNFLDFQARRGGIRYRPNGQKKSKLVHTLNGSGLAVGRTLLAILENYQQEDGTVIVPDVLKPYFEKRF from the coding sequence ATGCTAGAACTTCGTTTTATTAGAGAAAACCTGGATCTCGTACGTAAAAAAACTGCCCATAGAGGTATCCCCACAGATAAAGTTGATGAGTTTGCCTCAGTTGACCAGAAACGACTGGACCTGCTTCAAGAGGTGGAAAGCCTCAAAAACAAACGAAATATTGCCTCGAAAGAAATTGCTCAGCTCAAACAGGGCAGTGACGAGGACAAAAAACAGGCTGATACTCTCATTCCTGAAATGCGTAAAGCTTCGGAAAGAATCAAAGAACTGGACAAAGAACTTGGTGAGATCCAGGACAGTCTGCAGGATCTTGTCCTCTCCATCCCGAACCTCTGTAGCGATGATGTCCCAAAGGGAGATGACGATAGCGCCAACGTTGAGTTTAAAACATGGGGTGACAAACCCGTATTTTCCTTCGAGCCAAAACCCCACTGGGAAGTTGGTGAAGATCTGGATATTCTCGACTTTGAACGGGCAGCCAAGCTTTCGGGGGCACGATTTGCTCTCCTTAAAGGATTTGCCTCCAAGATGGAACGGGCACTGACCAACTTCATGCTTGATCTGCATACCCAGAAACATGGCTACGAAGAAGTCCTTCCTCCGTTTTTGGTAAACAGCGCATCCATGACAGCAACCGGCCAGCTTCCCAAATTTGCTGAGGACCTCTTTGCCATTAAAGACTGGGACCTGTACCTTATCCCCACAGCGGAAGTACCTGTCACCAACATTTACCGGGATGAAACACTGGATGAAAACCAACTGCCAGTTAAATTTACCGCCTACACCCCCTGTTTCAGGTCTGAAGCCGGTTCTTACGGCAGGGACACCAAGGGACTGATCAGGCAGCACCAGTTTGACAAGGTGGAACTTGTGAAATTCACCACACCCGAAACTTCTGCCCAGGAACTGGAATCTCTTCTGGCCGACGCCGAAGAAGTTTTACAATTACTGGGCTTACACTATCGGGTGGTTACACTCTGCAGTGGCGACCTGGGATTCTCTTCCACCAAGACCTACGATATCGAAGTCTGGCTGCCAGGCCAGAATACTTACCGGGAAATCTCTTCCTGTTCAAACTTTCTCGATTTCCAGGCGCGACGTGGTGGAATCCGCTATAGGCCAAATGGTCAAAAAAAGAGCAAGTTGGTCCATACACTCAATGGTTCAGGATTGGCTGTAGGCAGGACACTGCTGGCCATTCTTGAAAATTATCAGCAGGAGGATGGCACTGTGATTGTTCCCGACGTACTGAAACCCTATTTTGAAAAACGATTTTAG
- a CDS encoding DUF523 domain-containing protein, with translation MSNSTTKPLYLVSACLVGLCTRYDGALKSHETCKEFLKNSIWIPVCPEQLGGLPTPRPAAEIIDGNGHDVLEGKATVCTKEGDDITASFIQGAKQTLQIANAHPIQGVCLKAKSPSCAVSGTIGVTAALLKNHGFKLYEFQ, from the coding sequence ATGAGTAACTCAACAACAAAACCACTCTATCTCGTCAGCGCCTGCCTCGTAGGGCTCTGCACCCGCTATGACGGAGCACTAAAGAGTCACGAAACCTGCAAAGAGTTTTTGAAAAACAGCATCTGGATTCCTGTCTGTCCTGAACAGTTAGGTGGTCTGCCCACCCCCCGACCAGCTGCTGAAATTATCGATGGCAACGGCCATGATGTCCTTGAAGGAAAAGCCACAGTCTGCACCAAGGAAGGTGATGATATAACCGCCTCCTTTATACAAGGGGCCAAACAGACCCTTCAGATCGCGAATGCTCACCCGATACAAGGTGTTTGTTTAAAAGCCAAAAGTCCATCCTGTGCAGTATCAGGAACCATTGGCGTTACCGCCGCTCTGCTAAAAAATCACGGATTCAAGCTTTATGAATTCCAGTAA
- the xerD gene encoding site-specific tyrosine recombinase XerD, giving the protein MTAYDADIHSFLLFLATKKKSLQDVTTKTIHTFFEQCRSRQISHRSNARRVSALKSFFSYLHGRNLISVNPFNNITSPKSALSLPKGLSIEQVNRLLCPPPITTPLLQRNYAMLQLLYSTGLRVTELVTLAVGSCNLTSCFIRVLGKGEKERLIPFGVPAKEAIVTYLDSSRPLILKGRRSNTLFVTNRGKGMTRLRFWQIIKEAARAAGIAEEVSPHSLRHSFATHLLSHGADLRSVQMMLGHSDITTTQIYTHVDEGRLKSIHKKFHPRG; this is encoded by the coding sequence ATCACTGCCTACGACGCCGATATTCATTCCTTCCTTCTTTTCCTGGCAACAAAAAAGAAATCTCTGCAGGATGTCACCACTAAAACAATTCATACTTTTTTTGAACAGTGCCGCAGCAGACAGATCTCACATCGCAGCAATGCCAGAAGAGTATCAGCCTTAAAAAGTTTTTTTTCGTACCTGCATGGTCGAAACCTTATCTCAGTCAATCCTTTCAACAACATTACAAGCCCTAAAAGTGCACTTAGCCTCCCCAAAGGACTATCCATTGAACAGGTAAACCGCCTGCTGTGCCCGCCACCGATTACAACGCCACTGCTACAGCGCAACTATGCCATGCTGCAACTCCTCTATTCCACCGGCTTACGTGTTACGGAACTGGTTACCCTTGCAGTAGGTAGCTGCAACCTTACATCCTGCTTTATCCGGGTACTTGGAAAAGGTGAGAAAGAACGGCTCATTCCCTTTGGCGTTCCTGCAAAAGAAGCCATTGTGACCTACCTCGACTCATCCCGCCCCTTGATCCTGAAAGGGAGACGCAGCAACACCCTCTTTGTCACCAATCGCGGTAAAGGAATGACACGTTTACGATTCTGGCAGATCATCAAAGAAGCTGCACGGGCTGCTGGAATCGCAGAAGAAGTTTCCCCGCACAGCCTCCGCCATTCCTTTGCAACCCATCTCTTATCACATGGCGCCGACCTCCGTTCTGTGCAGATGATGCTCGGCCACTCTGACATCACCACCACCCAAATCTACACCCACGTTGATGAGGGAAGACTGAAATCCATCCACAAGAAGTTTCACCCCCGCGGCTGA
- a CDS encoding sigma-70 family RNA polymerase sigma factor → MTHIADDTLSETASTELLQPTYHTAHDRQPPSLVAQQLQSERLLSHEDEIKHTKAIRDNFCAIVQSVKKIHTSSPKITQLQKTVQAWEKKDNPIKPGKRRLDHIIATLESTCDGSSDDDGTHYLCEQFKILAHEIEEAKNIIITANLRLVCSIAKRYTDRGLSLADLIQEGCIGLMRAVFRFDHNTGRRFSTYASWWIRQAITRAIPEKTRTIKLPAHFLVSRNHFNKTFSGLRKQLGRKPTMLELSQNTYMDHDKILSIIETSMDPVSLEEPVGDNSQNLMSLLANDKACLPDDIAITSDLRKQIDSILDTLSSREAQVLRLRFGLDGRCECTLDEVGKQFNVSRERIRQIEQEALKRLRHPARSDHMRCFLENN, encoded by the coding sequence ATGACACATATAGCTGACGACACTCTCTCCGAGACAGCATCGACCGAGCTCCTGCAACCCACCTACCACACTGCGCACGACAGGCAACCACCGTCCCTGGTGGCCCAGCAGCTCCAATCCGAACGACTCCTCAGCCACGAGGACGAAATCAAACATACAAAAGCAATCAGGGATAATTTTTGCGCCATTGTCCAGAGCGTCAAAAAAATCCACACCTCATCTCCTAAAATAACCCAACTTCAAAAAACTGTGCAGGCATGGGAGAAAAAAGACAACCCAATCAAGCCAGGCAAACGTCGACTCGACCACATAATAGCCACTCTTGAATCCACCTGCGACGGCTCTTCGGACGATGACGGCACCCATTACCTCTGTGAGCAGTTCAAAATACTGGCCCATGAAATCGAAGAAGCAAAAAATATCATTATAACCGCCAACCTGCGCCTTGTCTGCTCCATTGCCAAAAGATACACGGACAGAGGATTAAGCCTGGCCGATCTTATCCAGGAAGGATGTATTGGCTTAATGCGTGCAGTTTTCCGTTTTGACCATAATACCGGAAGAAGATTTTCAACCTATGCCTCATGGTGGATACGACAGGCAATCACCAGAGCAATACCGGAAAAAACCAGAACCATAAAACTTCCTGCCCATTTTCTTGTCTCACGCAACCACTTCAACAAAACATTCAGTGGATTACGCAAACAACTCGGAAGAAAACCCACAATGCTGGAGTTGAGCCAAAACACCTATATGGATCATGACAAAATACTTTCCATCATAGAGACCAGCATGGATCCCGTATCACTTGAAGAACCAGTTGGAGATAACAGTCAAAACCTGATGAGCCTTCTCGCAAACGACAAGGCCTGTCTGCCTGACGATATTGCCATAACCTCAGACCTTCGCAAACAGATAGACAGCATTCTTGACACATTAAGCAGCAGAGAAGCTCAGGTACTTCGCCTTCGTTTTGGACTTGATGGAAGGTGCGAATGCACCCTGGATGAGGTGGGCAAACAATTCAACGTCTCACGGGAACGCATTCGCCAGATCGAGCAGGAGGCATTAAAACGCCTCAGACACCCGGCGCGCAGTGACCATATGCGCTGCTTCCTTGAAAACAATTAA
- the tatC gene encoding twin-arginine translocase subunit TatC: MVSPPSENRREVLETLDRHNTLVIFLTELRKSVRGLGISVIIATVGIFFLSPELLKFVQNHLADKLYFFSVAGPFLAHVKLAMFAALYVIMPWIMAVLWRAMGKPFGVEGGQLFFFVLFTCMLFYAGTLFCYFITLPFGISFLLGFGSADLQPVISIGRFVNFTTIFILAFGVIFELPMFMVFLAKVGVLTRGFYERNRRYALLLIAILAALLTPTPDVVNMLLMGGPLYFLYEGGIIILRIMRIQ; this comes from the coding sequence ATGGTGTCACCACCAAGCGAAAACAGGAGAGAGGTTCTGGAAACACTGGATCGGCATAATACCCTTGTGATATTTCTTACCGAATTGAGAAAATCAGTTCGTGGCCTTGGGATAAGCGTTATTATTGCTACTGTAGGGATATTTTTTCTTTCTCCCGAATTGCTGAAGTTTGTCCAGAATCATCTCGCTGATAAACTCTATTTTTTCTCAGTTGCCGGTCCCTTTCTGGCCCACGTTAAACTGGCCATGTTTGCTGCCCTGTATGTGATTATGCCGTGGATCATGGCAGTACTCTGGCGTGCCATGGGGAAACCTTTCGGGGTGGAGGGAGGGCAGCTTTTTTTCTTTGTTCTTTTTACCTGCATGCTTTTTTACGCTGGCACCCTTTTTTGCTACTTTATAACACTTCCCTTTGGCATCAGTTTTCTTCTTGGCTTTGGCTCAGCGGATCTGCAACCGGTTATTTCCATCGGTCGGTTTGTGAACTTTACAACCATCTTTATTCTGGCATTCGGGGTGATTTTTGAGCTTCCCATGTTTATGGTTTTTCTGGCGAAGGTAGGAGTGCTGACGAGGGGGTTTTATGAGAGAAACAGGCGTTATGCTCTATTGCTTATTGCGATTCTTGCTGCCCTGTTGACCCCCACTCCCGATGTTGTGAATATGTTGCTTATGGGTGGGCCTTTATATTTTTTATATGAGGGCGGCATTATTATTCTTCGTATTATGCGGATTCAATAA
- a CDS encoding FmdB family zinc ribbon protein, whose product MPIYEFYCEDCGKNFESLIMIASALENVSCKHCKSTNIKKMVSATSSQPAKGSTIPAGALSGCSSRSGFS is encoded by the coding sequence ATGCCAATCTACGAATTTTATTGTGAGGACTGTGGTAAGAACTTTGAAAGTCTGATCATGATAGCCTCCGCACTTGAAAACGTGAGTTGTAAACACTGCAAGAGCACCAACATAAAAAAAATGGTTTCAGCCACCTCAAGCCAACCTGCAAAAGGAAGTACTATCCCTGCCGGGGCACTCTCGGGATGTTCATCCCGTTCAGGATTTTCCTGA
- a CDS encoding FAD-binding oxidoreductase, whose amino-acid sequence MNTTIFQEIIDIVGPEHCSREIEELHCYSYDNSKQTFLPDAVVHPDTVEQVANLAKLANTHCIPIVARGAGSGTTGGSLPTQGGIVLSCMRLNRILEIDTDNQIAIVEPGVITGTFQKILQGHKLMYAPDPASLKFCTIGGNVAECAGGPSAIKYGVTKDSIIGLEVVLANGEVLTTGTRTEKGVVGYDLTRLFIGSEGTLGIITKIITRLLPLPEHKETFLLSSTSLQQATEFVAKILQQNILPCTLEYMDKTALQVVSDILPSRLPADIQAMLIIEIDGSRQKVEEQAEHLKRLIAAEKYCNIKQAATEDEIQEIWKARRSISPATHKISPHKTSEDVVVPRSLIPELVGFCEDLAQKLTITILTFGHAGDGNIHVNILAADNSPKEKQKAANAKMALFKKVLSMGGTLSGEHGIGITKSPYISLELNRTSITVMRQLKQLFDKNNIMNPGKIFPSEELHNGPSPV is encoded by the coding sequence ATGAATACTACCATTTTCCAAGAAATCATCGATATCGTTGGCCCAGAACACTGTAGTAGAGAGATAGAGGAGCTGCACTGCTACTCTTACGACAACAGCAAACAAACATTTCTCCCGGATGCTGTGGTCCACCCGGATACGGTGGAACAGGTTGCAAACCTTGCAAAACTGGCCAACACCCATTGCATCCCTATTGTTGCACGGGGCGCCGGCAGTGGGACAACAGGTGGCTCACTCCCAACCCAGGGGGGCATAGTACTCAGCTGCATGCGACTAAACCGTATCCTTGAGATTGACACTGACAACCAGATTGCCATTGTCGAACCGGGAGTCATCACGGGAACATTTCAGAAGATCCTGCAGGGACATAAACTCATGTACGCTCCCGATCCAGCCAGTCTCAAATTCTGTACCATTGGTGGTAATGTTGCAGAATGCGCAGGAGGCCCCTCTGCTATAAAATATGGTGTAACCAAAGACTCCATTATCGGACTTGAGGTAGTACTTGCAAACGGCGAAGTCCTTACGACGGGAACCCGTACAGAAAAAGGCGTTGTGGGTTATGACCTTACCCGCCTTTTTATCGGTTCAGAAGGCACTCTTGGTATTATCACCAAAATTATCACCAGACTTTTACCTCTGCCTGAACACAAAGAAACGTTTCTCCTTAGCTCCACATCCCTGCAACAGGCAACAGAATTTGTGGCCAAAATTCTGCAGCAGAACATTCTTCCCTGCACGCTCGAATACATGGACAAAACTGCTCTTCAGGTTGTCTCGGATATCCTGCCCTCCAGACTGCCAGCAGACATTCAAGCCATGCTCATCATCGAGATTGACGGCAGCAGACAGAAGGTAGAGGAACAGGCTGAACACCTCAAACGTTTAATTGCAGCTGAAAAGTACTGCAACATAAAACAGGCTGCGACAGAAGATGAAATCCAGGAAATCTGGAAAGCAAGACGTTCCATCTCTCCTGCCACCCACAAAATCAGCCCTCACAAAACCAGTGAAGACGTTGTCGTACCGCGCAGTCTTATCCCGGAACTGGTAGGATTCTGTGAAGACCTTGCACAGAAACTCACAATCACCATCCTCACCTTTGGCCATGCCGGGGACGGAAACATCCATGTCAATATTCTGGCTGCAGACAACTCGCCGAAAGAAAAACAGAAAGCTGCAAATGCCAAAATGGCACTTTTCAAAAAAGTCCTCAGTATGGGAGGAACCCTCTCCGGGGAACATGGCATTGGAATAACCAAGTCCCCCTACATTTCGCTAGAGTTAAACAGAACCAGTATCACAGTAATGCGTCAACTAAAGCAATTGTTTGATAAAAACAACATCATGAATCCAGGGAAAATTTTTCCCTCGGAAGAGCTACACAATGGTCCATCACCCGTATGA
- a CDS encoding D-alanine--D-alanine ligase family protein: MVKDKKIRVALLAGGASGEREVSLAGAAGFEDAIDRDKYELRRYDTKSDLGKLAEDAADIDVAFILLHGIHGEDGTVQGYLDLLGIPYQGSGVLGSALAMDKNMAKVLYRLNGLPVADWVMASHGDIENPGRILETLNFPLVIKPIREGSSLGMSVARNVEELQRGIEIAYQHDSEVMVEQFVSGREITVGVLGNEKLSALPLIEIIPGDEYPFFDYTAKYKKGASNEICPADVKEEVSILAKEYAVAAHRVLQLRGYSRTDMMLASDGALYILETNTIPGMTPTSLLPQAAKEFGLNFTELIDTLLQLALEKE; encoded by the coding sequence ATAGTGAAAGATAAGAAAATTCGTGTGGCCCTTCTCGCTGGTGGGGCATCTGGAGAGCGAGAGGTATCTTTGGCCGGTGCTGCAGGTTTTGAAGATGCCATAGATCGTGATAAATATGAGTTGCGTCGCTATGATACAAAGAGCGATCTCGGTAAGCTCGCAGAAGATGCAGCGGATATCGATGTCGCCTTTATTCTTCTCCATGGTATTCATGGCGAAGACGGGACGGTACAGGGGTATCTTGACCTTCTTGGTATTCCCTATCAGGGATCTGGGGTTCTCGGCAGTGCCCTCGCTATGGATAAAAATATGGCTAAGGTTCTGTATCGCTTGAATGGATTGCCGGTGGCTGATTGGGTAATGGCCAGCCATGGAGATATTGAAAACCCCGGTCGGATTCTTGAAACGTTGAATTTTCCACTGGTCATCAAGCCGATCCGTGAAGGGTCAAGTCTTGGCATGAGTGTTGCCAGAAATGTTGAAGAGCTGCAACGAGGAATTGAAATTGCTTACCAACACGATTCCGAGGTTATGGTGGAGCAGTTTGTGAGTGGCAGGGAGATTACGGTTGGAGTGCTGGGGAATGAGAAGTTGTCAGCACTACCTTTGATAGAGATCATTCCCGGCGATGAGTATCCGTTTTTTGACTATACCGCAAAGTACAAAAAAGGTGCATCAAATGAAATCTGTCCGGCAGATGTGAAAGAAGAGGTGTCTATTCTGGCGAAAGAATATGCCGTAGCAGCGCACAGAGTGTTGCAGCTGCGAGGGTATTCACGGACGGACATGATGCTGGCATCCGATGGTGCTTTGTATATTCTTGAGACGAATACCATTCCGGGAATGACCCCTACGAGTCTTCTGCCTCAAGCTGCTAAAGAGTTTGGACTGAATTTTACCGAACTTATTGATACGCTTTTGCAGCTTGCTTTAGAGAAGGAATAA
- the rpsU gene encoding 30S ribosomal protein S21, producing the protein MEVEVRGDLEYAIRQLKKKLQIDGIKRELKRRENYEKPSVKKRRKQAEARRKLRKFNRIRRG; encoded by the coding sequence ATAGAAGTTGAAGTTCGTGGAGATCTTGAGTATGCCATCAGGCAGCTGAAAAAGAAACTGCAGATTGATGGAATAAAAAGAGAACTAAAACGTCGTGAGAACTACGAAAAACCAAGTGTAAAAAAACGTCGCAAACAGGCTGAAGCTCGTCGCAAGCTCCGTAAGTTTAACCGTATCAGACGCGGCTGA